A single Lactuca sativa cultivar Salinas chromosome 8, Lsat_Salinas_v11, whole genome shotgun sequence DNA region contains:
- the LOC111889322 gene encoding uncharacterized protein LOC111889322, with product MQCSKETIVRLFYNASSSFQLLFLFFYLTSIFLSKFLFFISSIPFLPRNDEEYEYETISEEEVSDEDYYNETPEKGHLVADITGDGEELSFFQTSPTSSCQNSVVLDEDVVSEPLENETDDEERSVGISDDLSFYSLPEAESEEHSSQEEEEEVVEMISSAVDPKSTSKSFRYDVNTPAITTRAKSACTSFRYVGDEPSLRVTKKIAFVLDDDKFEEKYREKGKNWESNITQVDKLLNIAPLNSVTKKLELEEKDQEEIFGDTNTIGSTSKSSSEWRSSINCRDPGYDPFSSSSRRSCPKWESYTVFQKYDEEMLFLDRISAQKLQETESFRSSATCHSSLSDKIIHKLASRNKKTSYIYQNSYHELEAAYVAQICLTWEALNWNYNYFHQLRASRSDSDPGCPAYIAQQFQQFQVLLQRYIENEPYENGRRPVVYARMRSLAPKLLQVPEYRDSDEEKKDEYLGSRISSDSFLVIMEEAIKTFMSFLKADKENRFQIFARLFSIKNPRTTVDPTVLLLLKKVNHKKKLKLIDLRRSRKCLRKRRTKQENAMEVLMALIDLKVVSRVLRTTDLSEEQMHWCEDKMTKVKVCDGKLQRDSSPLFFPAH from the exons ATGCAATGTTCAAAAGAAACCATTGTTCGTTTGTTCTACAATGCCTCCAGTTCTTTTCAGcttcttttcctcttcttctACCTCACCTCCATTTTCCTTTCTaagttcttgttcttcatttcttcaatCCCGTTCCTCCCAAG AAACGatgaagaatatgaatatgagacAATTTCGGAGGAAGAGGTAAGCGATGAGGATTACTACAACGAGACTCCGGAGAAAGGCCATCTGGTTGCAGATATAACCGGAGATGGCGAAGAGCTCTCGTTTTTTCAAACTAGTCCAACAAGTTCATGTCAAAACTCCGTAGTTTTAGACGAAGATGTCGTAAGCGAGCCTTTAGAAAACGAAACAGATGATGAGGAAAGAAGCGTTGGTATCAGTGATGACTTGTCTTTCTATAGCCTACCGGAAGCTGAATCCGAAGAACACAGCAGTCAAGAGGAggaagaggaggtggtggagaTGATATCATCGGCTGTTGATCCGAAATCGACATCTAAATCTTTTAGATACGATGTGAATACACCAGCAATAACAACACGTGCGAAGTCTGCTTGTACTTCTTTCAGATATGTCGGAGACGAACCATCTTTGCGTGTCACAAAGAAAATTGCTTTTGTGCTTGATGACGACAAATTTGAAG AAAAGTATCGTGAAAAAGGAAAGAATTGGGAATCAAATATAACCCAAGTCGACAAGCTTTTGAACATAGCACCATTGAACTCGGTTACTAAGAAACTTGAACTTGAAGAAAAGGATCAAGAAGAAATCTTTGGTGACACGAACACCATCGGATCCACTTCCAAGAGTTCATCTGAGTGGCGGAGCTCCATTAATTGTAGAGATCCGGGTTATGATCCGTTTTCGtcttcatcaagaagaagttgcCCCAAATGGGAGTCTTACACTGTTTTCCAAAAGTATGATGAAGAAATGTTATTTTTAGATAGAATTAGCGCACAAAAACTTCAAGAAACAG AGTCATTTAGATCATCAGCAACATGCCATTCATCATTATCAGATAAAATCATTCACAAATTAGCATCAAGAAATAAGAAAACATCATATATTTATCAGAATTCGTATCACGAATTAGAAGCAGCATATGTAGCACAAATTTGCTTGACATGGGAAGCTCTTAATTGGAACTACAACTACTTCCACCAACTAAGAGCATCACGTAGTGACTCCGACCCTGGATGTCCTGCTTACATTGCgcaacaatttcaacaattccaAGTGCTTTTACAACGTTACATTGAGAACGAGCCTTATGAGAATGGCAGGAGACCTGTTGTTTATGCCAGAATGAGAAGTTTAGCTCCTAAGTTGCTTCAAGTCCCAGAATACCGTG ATTCTGACGAGGAGAAGAAAGACGAATATTTGGGTTCAAGAATTTCGTCAGATTCATTCCTTGTAATCATGGAAGAAGCAATCAAGACATTCATGAGTTTTCTCAAGGCTGACAAGGAGAATCGCTTTCAGATCTTTGCACGTCTCTTTAGTATCAAAAACCCAAGAACTACAGTGGATCCTACAGTTCTCTTATTGCTCAAGAAAGTAAACCATAAG AAGAAGCTGAAGTTGATAGATTTAAGGCGCTCGCGTAAGTGCTTAAGGAAAAGGAGGACAAAACAAGAGAATGCGATGGAGGTGTTGATGGCTCTGATAGACTTAAAAGTGGTGTCAAGAGTTCTGAGAACTACAGATTTAAGTGAAGAACAGATGCATTGGTGTGAAGACAAGATGACCAAAGTGAAAGTTTGTGATGGAAAACTACAAAGAGATTCTTCACCACTTTTCTTTCCTGCACATTAG